In Diabrotica undecimpunctata isolate CICGRU chromosome 4, icDiaUnde3, whole genome shotgun sequence, a single genomic region encodes these proteins:
- the LOC140438039 gene encoding uncharacterized protein — protein sequence RENIFFYFYFRNVPSSSTTLVPEFTKKIPSSEDNKIKILEPDHSDFDDTNNIGHISEEILLEEATHNIIKDKKIFTRKRQKNTSEWTCNKRKSLFDQGLEYISSRKKVVPARKIRNKKDCVQKCRMKCSHQISDEQRKEIFKNYYLLSAIEKKNYILHTTEAETPWRRRNFRFYFEINNQKIQVCKDFYTGTLCISQKPIYTVHNNKTSTKTLPESKQGKHQKRVTSLEDSNLVKEHINMIPRVESHYCRKKTNKEYLESGLSIKKLYELYLDFAGECKKNPVSFAVYRKIFCNYFNIAFHKPRKDRCDTCEEIKLRKMEKREDEESQRRYTDHLKEKEYMREEKQRDKESGIPLLCFDLENVLTCPKADIKNFFYKSKLNVYNMTGHLSVGKYCAVWTEALHGRKGNDIASAVYKIVGKVLEDHPEFTKIILWSDSCVPQNRNSLMSYALSYLIQKHQNVQNISMKFSVPGHACIQEVDAIHSAIERTLNKVEYYSPISHLRYLLKVNRQNPYTIIQMKQEHFIDFQSFSSQLNYNAVPFSKVVALEFSKSFFELKYKDTFDPTKELKTVNLHQRKLRKGHVKTETEPLIPLQLKKCDKAVVLPPNKIDALKSMFKYIPEVDKEYYECIFLQK from the exons cgcgaaaacatttttttttatttttattttagaaatgtacCTAGCAGTTCTACAACTTTAGTTCCAGAATTCACCAAGAAAATCCCGTCTTCAGAAGATAACAAAATTAAGATTCTAGAACCAGACCATTCTGATTTCGATGATACAAATAATATTGGACATATTTCCGAAGAAATTTTACTAGAAGAAGCAACtcataatataataaaagataaaaagataTTTACTAGAAAACGACAGAAAAACACTTCTGAATGGACATGTAACAAAAGAAAATCTTTATTTGATCAAGGTCTAGAGTATATTTCTTCTCGAAAAAAGGTAGTACCTGCTAGAAAGATTAGGAATAAAAAAGATTGTGTACAAAAGTGCAGAATGAAGTGCTCGCATCAAATTAGCGACGAACAAAGGaaggaaatttttaaaaactattatttacTCTCAGCCATCGAAAAGAAAAACTATATTTTGCATACCACAGAAGCTGAGACTCCTTGGAGACGAAGAAA TTTTAGgttttattttgagataaataatcaaaAGATCCAAGTTTGCAAGGATTTTTACACTGGGACTTTATGCATAAGCCAAAAACCAATTTATACGGTGCACAACAATAAAACTTCCACCAAAACCTTACCCGAAAGTAAACAAGGCAAACATCAAAAACGGGTAACATCACTCGAAGATAGTAACTTGGTCAAGGAGCACATTAACATGATTCCAAGAGTGGAATCCCATTACTGTCGCaaaaaaactaataaagagtATTTAGAAAGCGGATTAAGTATCAAAAAATTGTATGAGCTTTATTTGGATTTTGCTGGAGAATGCAAAAAAAATCCAGTTTCTTTTGCTGTctacagaaaaatattttgcaactattttaatataGCTTTTCACAAACCAAGAAAAGATAGATGTGATACCTGcgaagaaataaaattaagaaaaatggagAAGAGGGAAGACGAAGAATCACAACGAAGATATACTGATCATTTGAAAGAGAAAGAGTATATGAGAGAAGAaaaacaaagagataaagaaagcggAATACCTTTATTATGTTTTGATCTGGAAAATGTTTTGACATGTCCAAAAGCAgacataaaaaatttcttttataagaGCAAATTAAATGTGTACAATATGACCGGTCACCTTTCGGTTGGGAAATATTGTGCCGTGTGGACAGAAGCTTTACATGGAAGAAAGGGAAATGACATTGCAAGCGCAGTTTATAAAATAGTAGGAAAAGTGTTGGAGGACCATCCAGAGTTTACAAAAATCATTTTGTGGAGCGATAGCTGCGTTCCACAGAATCGAAACAGTCTTATGAGTTATGCTCTCAGTTACTTAATTCAAAAACATCAGAATGTGCAAAATATTTCCATGAAATTTTCTGTTCCAGGACATGCTTGTATTCAAGAGGTCGATGCAATCCACAGTGCAATTGAAAGAACGTTGAATAAAGTAGAATATTATTCTCCTATATCACATCTGCGCTACCTTTTAAAAGTAAACCGACAAAATCCATATACAATAATTCAAATGAAACAAGAacattttatagattttcagTCTTTTTCCAGCCAACTGAACTACAACGCTGTACCATTTTCAAAAGTAGTAGCATTAgaattttctaaatctttttttgAACTGAAGTATAAAGATACTTTTGATCCAACCAAAGagctaaaaactgtaaatttacatCAAAGAAAATTACGAAAAGGTCATGTTAAAACCGAAACAGAACCACTCATTCCGcttcaattaaaaaaatgtgataaGGCTGTTGTACTTCCCCCAAATAAGATAGATGCCCTAAAATCTATGTTCAAGTATATCCCTGAAGTTGATAAGGAATACTACGAGTGTATTTTCCTCCAAAAATaa
- the LOC140438542 gene encoding uncharacterized protein: MMSDESENDGAYVDQLEKDIYYKKYKLLLEECSNLQRSNEILVFRIQELNRMTKRRLKDIKFFKQRLLLNYEEDWAVIPNTDESMVEEDDKKAIQLILPGKIKEEVVDEDEKVEKKPVKKSTKRKSSKSEKDPNAPKRPSNPFFQFCQEQRQILMEQIAAELKPGEVEPSKQELTRQLAIKWKTLSGPDRKVYVDRYERSKEKYAAELEEYNMKK; this comes from the coding sequence ATGATGTCAGATGAATCTGAAAACGATGGCGCCTATGTAGACCAATTAGAAAAAGATatctattataaaaaatataaattgttgTTGGAAGAATGTTCAAATTTGCAAAGATCTAATGAAATACTGGTATTTAGAATACAAGAACTGAACAGAATGACGAAAAGAAGACTGAAAGACATAAAGTTTTTTAAACAAAGGTTACTGCTCAATTATGAAGAAGACTGGGCAGTTATCCCAAACACAGATGAAAGTATGGTTGAAGAAGACGACAAAAAAGCAATTCAGTTGATACTGCCTGGAAAGATCAAAGAAGAAGTAGTGGATGAAGATGAGAAGGTAGAAAAGAAACCTGTGAAAAAGAGTACAAAAAGGAAGTCCTCGAAGTCTGAAAAAGATCCTAATGCACCAAAAAGACCATCAAATCCATTTTTCCAATTttgccaagaacaaagacagatATTGATGGAACAAATAGCAGCAGAATTGAAACCTGGTGAAGTTGAGCCTTCAAAACAGGAGCTGACAAGGCAGTTGGCTATCAAATGGAAGACTTTGTCAGGGCCAGATCGAAAAGTTTATGTAGATAGGTATGAACGATCAAAGGAAAAATATGCTGCAGAGCTGGAGGAGTATAATATGAAAAAATGA